Proteins encoded within one genomic window of Gigantopelta aegis isolate Gae_Host chromosome 2, Gae_host_genome, whole genome shotgun sequence:
- the LOC121383947 gene encoding immediate early response 3-interacting protein 1-like, which translates to MAFTFYSLIEAMILCLNAVCILHEERFLSKFGLGSDQRGFGESPGTKTQLLNLIRSIRTVMRFPLIGINIVVILLKMVLG; encoded by the exons ATGGCGTTTACATTTTATTCGTTGATCGAAGCGATGATTTTATGTTTGAATGCCGTCTGTATCCTTCATGAAGAACGATTTCTTTCAAAAT TTGGCTTGGGTTCAGACCAGCGAGGTTTTGGTGAAAGTCCTGGTACAAAGACTCAGCTTTTAAATCTTATTCGTTCTATTCGCACAGTTATGAGAT TTCCATTGATAGGCATAAACATTGTAGTAATCCTTCTCAAGATGGTGCTGGGCTAA
- the LOC121383933 gene encoding tripartite motif-containing protein 2-like gives MATSRDQKKLNDDNDTAISNYINSEQFTDTGTDARPSFHRKTSQNDNTYTNAPDVEATTTLPDDCADDDVSKLLTCFTCNKRYKEPKLLVCLHSCCARCLQTYTETGQTKIICQFCRNSQPFPDDSGLQGVSPSYTLQDIMSALSEPAPTKETCEACEKEKHPEFMCPTCNVAICDACRVAHGNLKITKNHEIIRAKSIKMSPLEVISGKQRTCEKDGESIDYRCKTCGVFVCYKEMTVDHKGHKLETLKDVRNKEKKHMMDLERKAKQTIKFSNSIKSSVKSHESKVLESLGALELTVDKAIGEAVKTLNEQATTLKCSIQIKRLQEAKKMADILQEASQIERFSTSVRNIMQNVTSNSSDIDALTLYSCCEQIFAEARTDKIGITYGNELFFKPSDSLLQIQTSTECGKICELGNYPDFLHTNETMTLNSISNISGLARSKYGEIALTSYWNNKFVLIGPEGGIIRDVSKHVMRPWDVAFTNDNAMVISEGGDRLGHGMLKLFSPAGTFVRNIRDNSKSPGGIAVDRNGRLLVCDDHEACVKIFSLGGNLLDQIKSQDSEYQFQGPLYVTTNINDDVIVCDDHRSIKIFTSSGHAKSIYKVSDKHYLQGVCTDDYGQILVIDSVEKGIHVLTANGDLRRFVVLEELTNVSEMQTICTRSPTSVMIAGKSSKVLIVELFQDQNLSERLT, from the coding sequence ATGGCGACGTCACGTGATCAGAAAAAGCTAAACGATGACAACGACACAGCAATATCGAACTACATAAACAGTGAACAATTCACCGATACTGGTACTGACGCGAGGCCTAGCTTCCACCGCAAAACGTCTCAAAACGACAACACTTACACAAATGCACCAGACGTCGAAGCAACAACTACATTACCAGACGACTGTGCTGATGACGATGTCTCGAAACTTCTGACATGTTTCACCTGCAACAAGCGCTACAAGGAGCCCAAGTTGTTGGTGTGCTTACACTCATGCTGTGCACGGTGCCTCCAGACATACACGGAGACAGGCCAGACTAAAATAATCTGTCAGTTCTGCCGAAACTCTCAGCCATTTCCAGACGACAGTGGATTACAGGGCGTATCTCCCAGTTACACACTGCAGGACATCATGTCGGCCCTCAGCGAACCAGCACCGACGAAAGAAACTTGCGAAGCTTGCGAAAAGGAGAAACATCCAGAGTTCATGTGCCCGACCTGCAATGTAGCAATATGCGATGCCTGTCGTGTTGCACACGGGAATCTGAAAATCACGAAGAATCACGAGATAATTCGCGCAAAATCTATCAAGATGTCTCCACTAGAAGTAATTTCAGGGAAACAGAGGACGTGTGAGAAGGATGGCGAGTCCATTGACTATCGATGCAAAACCTGCGGCGTGTTCGTGTGCTATAAAGAGATGACAGTGGACCATAAAGGTCACAAGTTAGAAACTTTGAAAGATGTAAGAAACAAAGAGAAGAAACACATGATGGATTTGGaaagaaaagcaaaacaaacaatcaaatttTCAAATTCTATAAAGTCTTCTGTAAAATCGCATGAAAGTAAAGTTTTAGAGAGTCTCGGAGCATTGGAATTAACAGTTGATAAAGCAATAGGAGAGGCTGTAAAAACACTGAATGAACAAGCAACCACTCTGAAATGCAGTATTCAAATAAAAAGGCTACAAGAAGCCAAGAAAATGGCTGACATTTTACAAGAAGCATCACAAATCGAAAGGTTCTCAACAAGCGTCCGTAACATAATGCAGAACGTCACCAGCAATTCGTCTGACATCGATGCCCTAACACTTTACTCGTGTTGCGAGCAGATATTTGCGGAGGCGAGAACGGACAAAATTGGCATCACATACGGCAATGAACTTTTCTTCAAGCCGTCTGACTCTCTGCTACAGATCCAGACCTCGACCGAGTGTGGGAAGATCTGCGAATTGGGAAACTACCCGGATTTCCTTCACACGAACGAGACGATGACCCTCAACTCGATCTCGAACATTTCCGGACTCGCCAGGAGCAAGTACGGTGAGATCGCCCTCACGTCCTACTGGAACAACAAGTTCGTCCTCATAGGACCAGAAGGTGGGATAATCCGGGATGTCAGTAAGCACGTGATGCGGCCATGGGATGTGGCCTTCACCAATGACAACGCGATGGTGATATCAGAAGGCGGTGATAGGCTTGGTCACGGGATGCTGAAGCTGTTTAGTCCAGCAGGAACTTTCGTGAGGAACATCAGAGATAATTCCAAGTCTCCCGGAGGGATAGCTGTGGACAGGAATGGCCGTCTGCTAGTTTGCGATGACCACGAGGCGTGTGTCAAGATATTTTCACTCGGTGGGAATCTGCTCGACCAGATTAAGAGTCAGGACAGCGAGTACCAATTCCAGGGTCCTCTGTACGTGACTACAAACATAAACGATGACGTCATTGTCTGCGATGACCACCGCTCGATCAAGATTTTCACTTCCTCTGGACACGCGAAGAGCATCTACAAAGTGAGCGACAAGCACTACCTGCAAGGTGTGTGCACAGATGACTACGGACAGATCCTGGTCATAGACTCCGTGGAGAAGGGAATCCACGTGCTCACGGCCAATGGCGATCTTCGTCGCTTCGTGGTGCTGGAGGAACTGACAAATGTCAGTGAGATGCAGACGATCTGTACGCGATCTCCCACCAGTGTTATGATTGCCGGGAAGAGTTCCAAAGTCCTCATTGTGGAACTGTTTCAGGATCAGAACCTGTCAGAAAGGTTGACTTGA